A single region of the Halobellus ruber genome encodes:
- a CDS encoding PqqD family protein — protein MSTLTDTTEIVAADDCLSTTIDGESVILHMGTDEYYGFNEVGTFVWESIQEPRSLEAVCEDVTDEYEVEYDRCRADVEELVRDLADKGLARIDPE, from the coding sequence GTGAGCACACTAACTGACACAACAGAGATCGTCGCCGCCGACGACTGCCTCTCGACCACGATCGACGGCGAGTCGGTGATCCTGCATATGGGCACTGACGAGTACTACGGGTTCAATGAGGTCGGCACGTTCGTCTGGGAGTCGATCCAGGAGCCGCGGAGCCTCGAAGCGGTCTGCGAGGACGTGACCGACGAGTACGAAGTCGAGTACGACCGGTGTCGGGCCGACGTCGAGGAGCTCGTCAGGGACCTCGCCGACAAGGGTCTCGCTCGCATCGATCCGGAGTGA